In Dermacentor andersoni chromosome 11, qqDerAnde1_hic_scaffold, whole genome shotgun sequence, the sequence cagggacacagtgaagacacacaagaaaagatgaCACTcactgcactcgcaactattttatttcagaacacatacttcatatttaataaagggaaaatcagacatccacccatacgtagcgattgctacaaaggaaactcatacgggttcctcgaaagaaaagcctcagagttgaagaaaaattgacGAATTCATGATGGGTGGAtgtttgattttccctttaataattacttctctccactttgcgggtaTCTGCAGAACTGCTACGtcacatacttcatatttatatacctggggccgtattctgtagcggttcctttgggaaccggttccctttggctgttacgtctggattacgtcactcggagaaagagtggaacggggcggcgtgaggggaaccaatcaacgagcggcggtctgccggaagatcacgtcatcatttttgtttgtacttaggggacggtatagcaattgaaggatgttgctggtttgataaaaaaaacattggtttgtatagaacacttgcaaatatattttcagtaataaatgtgagcttgcggcgcagaccgctactgggagttgtaattttatttgtgttgttttcttatttagtcgctaggtggtgtgccatacgttatgcaaacaagttgcctcgctttgtttacgttttggacttgccagtttgcgcgccgaatccgaaactgggtcctcatgtttgagcgaggccgcgcgatatactcttgtcatttgttgaagagcacccctaccttgcgaaggcgtcgtgtgtgctgggtcaacagctgacggcggcgcgcaaggaggagctctggcagccagtgactgccttgctgaatgctgagggcccggcagtgaaaactgcagcccaatggcgcggcgtgtggaagaaagatgtgtataacgcccgccgtgatgcagccgccttgcacgccgaaagcaggtaagcacactcgttgacggagcttttgcgcaccatattctaacaaacgtgttaatcacagaggaaccggaggaggcagcctgcccggaccgcgagggcgcgtcctctccctagttggaagggcgagcgccatcggagtctgcccgccgttctccgagcccgacgaagaggtgaacatcagcgcatgggtttcaataggtcaacgccaagtcgacgcgctgtcgcgatttatggcaacacacacgcttttaatttttcaactttgccccgtgcggtccgtttatggaacgcactaccagataccattgcatgccaatataaacgcactgcatttcgcaatctgctaaacgatcaatatgccgtttcaaccgtctaaacacgtcatgtcttttgtaattttcttgcattttttctacaagttaaagaatttcagtggtcccaatttctttacaatacttactactgtataacatgcaaaaatgtttacaatgttattatgctattatgttgttgtttaccatttattgttattgctctacatattgtatttgctaatgtaataattttccatgttctgtgcgtactcctttcattatgctgcagtttatttctttcccgattccatgctaatatgttaccgtatttccccatttacactataccttcttgaaggcctgtaaggtacatgtaaatacataaataaatatttacaatgtttgcagatgactgtatagtatatagggtcatcaacagcgaatctgaccaacaagcactacaacacgatttggatttgattgccatatggtgtgaaaaatggaaaatgtcactgaatgagaaaaagagtgtccacgtcacctttacctggaagagctcatacgacagcaatcgtaacactataaataatgctactcttgaacaagtgtcagaatataaatacttagatgtatttttttctgctgatctaaggtggaacagacacgttactcatgttacgaacaaggctgtcggagcattagattttttgaaacgtaactttagtagcttgccacagaaacttagggagcaactgtatttcacacatgtgcgcagtacactggagtatgcgtgtgtttgctgggatccatatgctacagaacttgtagataaactagaaaaagtgcagaacagggcagttcggtttgtccttggcaattatgacaggatacttagcatgacagaaagcaaaaaagcattaaattggcatcttcttgaacaccgtcgccgaaatctcagattaaaatttcttcataacatataccactctaatacggggatagccaggtaattgtattttcagccgcccacatatgtttctaaaaggcgagatcacaaattaaaaatatgtgagattccttttgaccctctattgcatgaattatgaaagtcattttttcagctttcattattgattgaatgaacaaacatgactgtaataataaagataaagctttgtgccaaatatggcacaccatgaagatggctgagcgctcttgctgccatgggcggaaaacaaagcttcacggatggtggccttttaatgtgatgtggggaatgaaatgaaacagttgtttgctgcgttcaggcacagatgaatgtttcacttcttctatcttaccaacgacttgtttgtgcaaggtggccgcttacatctttgtttcttctcgtcaaattctggccagtggctgacttggtcagatcggtcgtctttgggtggcattgcggccgctggtccctgtgtttttttgacttgaacatggaattcgatgtcctgactagaagtccttcctggtcactagttgggtaggcacttgttatgcgaggtaaggcattctgcaatttctgcttttaattgagccagcggtagtacttgtctcctcctaagctgctcctgcaccctcctgtacaatacccatgctgttagtaccgataagtctagcataggcgtaaaaattcgaaagtgccatttcttcgacatctgatatgtatgcagtaaagtccaaacagagagtccagcaggtcgacaccccccatgtgcctgttatggacctttactacgctggggcaatcaatttcgcgaaacaccttggcggaggtaaaccagcgctgagtcttttggactggatctctcccatcaaagctcgacagaaatgtcacggcgcggttgtcgtatcaacgcacacacgataactctacgtcatctatcgcgcttgtgagtgcctctgaagcaccacttcctttacatttcagttccttttcacttttcaggcggctgtttggtagacaattcgccctcaccgtaccgatcgtcaaaattacatcttgtgatagagtgacctgcagcttcgggctattgaacagatggcagcacgttaccatatgttgtatttcaagttcatactgtaccaaatatggcacacaccgatttcggtttctctgctgtagttgcaggcaaaattgagaaaactagtaactgccttgaattggcgaggccaaaaaatatgccaaaataatttttctacgtttctgcggtcgaacttttcagagaaaaaaaaaaaccaattgctcgtgtttgccccctccgagtttcacgtcgcatcccaaaatctacttcacctctgttttgcgtatcactcaagagatggcagcacttgcccataataagtgcgcataactacgagatttactctgacggtatcacattctcaactgggaatctcacacatgcgaaaaagaatggtaaccggtatgtgccaaatatgggacgccatgcaatagagggttaaaagtgacgctttccgctactctttctatgttcgtactataagagactggaatactctaccacctgacactgtctgtatttgttcaaatgatgatttcttccatgctttatgagtgtaattctgagtgttcatttatatgagttgtaccctccctgctgtaatgcctgaatggcgaagcaggtacccaatgaataaaatgaataaataaagaaatgtttcattgtcatgattttgtttatattgttgcaccttgttaagcagcaattacgagcattatgtgaaatcatgtgtgcaagaaatgcaatgttgaagcaactcttgagtttaaacaaagcagtagtaagcatgagtgtctgctatttaacGAAATCcctgctccaataagtgcttgacatgtctcgtttgttgctatacgtttcaatatgtgctatacagattgctgacgacatttcagttgctgtgtaactcatgctgctcttgcgtgtcacacatgaacagacatcttcagctttggaacaatgcatactgcacagtaaaataggcattgcaaagcaatattcaacaatgcaagattggttgccattcaccttggaaataacctttatttaaagaaaattccctggcgagacaatattcaaaagcacagtgaacaaagcaaaggagtaacataatggcacatggttatttgtcactgcatgtgtatctgtcatgctcaacatagacaaatcatgtgctttccactactgcagtatgcagcatactatgattagccacatgtgagcacacgcaatgtgttatgttgaagtgcacggcctatttacttttatgataataaaaataaaatatgttacaccagcacatgtctccacctcatttgccagcgaatgcgccggcacacactttgcaggtaggcaatgcgcaaatttctgggcagccgaaacacaccaactatggtttcacgcaccgcacggcctctttgaaacaaagctcgagaaggctgtacagggtgcgcctgcggtggcacctgtacttgaagcggcacttgtgcctgggctggctcctgtgcgctgtcgtcatgtgcaccgtcgtcacctgggtcgtctggcagaggcacgcctgctgcaaggcagatgttatgcagcgctgcacaagctgcaacaatagtggctgctttctgaggcgagtagtggagcacccgatacctctgcaggcatcggaagcggctcttgacgactcctatgcaccgctcaacggcatttcgcattgatgcgtgtgcctcattatagcgcccctctgccgtgaggcgatttgggtgaccaggcacaggagtcatgatccatggctctagcgggtacccagattcccctgtaaagtgttgcacgtcagtgaacgaacgtggatacattaaggcacaatgcaagaacacagtctacgccagggcccttttacaacagcagcgggtcttggatttattgttgcaatatctatcgaacattgaccttcccagaaagttgtaaagaaagttcgactcattttaaagaaaagcccaatttcacctgttgtctcggctgcaaatctcattctcgggttaagttggacatgtaatatttatttcatactcgtggttttctgctccgctcatcccatttgcttctccctaaatgtacatcctccactaaaactaattagctcttctctcttcagaagtgttattttataaaacacttctaaggtctactctcgaatatgctgccagtatctgggatccttactctacttttcgtacctcttctcgtgaaggtacccgaactcgagctacccgtttgatcctttataatcactccaacaccacatgtcgctgcaacaaaaaaaattgcagacattgtgacacaaagaaaaatagcgcaacttgcactattctacaatatatactacaccgatcactaacgtcgatgccgaaagtttcacgcacacgcttattccttcgttccaaggacagtgaccaggaaccagctacccgagtccactgtcaccaacccttttccatcatacttgaaaactgccatttcgacgtgttctgtagaattacacccctgcctgtaacgctccacgtggcattcagtgtattgaaattaataagtaaataaacagaataacatgtcagctgttgtatacatgctggtaaaaatatctgccttctaagagagacatgtttctctcgatagtcgctgcaggttcattaggtactgctacattcacaacacatttctagcaaatcacgctttcttaaagcttgctaggatgcaaaactatttgactgtgtatgttttacatgtggaagaagcactgctactttaggtgcacttaccaagcaagacttctccatgaagtaacaggccacgagtgaggcggcggcgaaatgcagaatgcctccaaacgaaataatcgtggcacgatcccggaaaccgtgggtcaattgccaggatattcagctttgcatcacacacctcgtaagagaaagcaaagagaaggtgtcaatgccactgcaacaaatatctggcacaaacttttgcttacaacactacttgccaatcagttactgttcagtcagccaacacaattacagaaaagtcagccaacacaattacagaaaaggagatatcaacatacgcagtaggcagttgaactaatcatcagcatgataacaatgttatctacaaatgcaatgttggcatgtgtacatgtgctcatgtatggcgtgcggtcacaacacaatgtgcaaaataattcctttggtttcttccgtccatattgtacaagattctgctaaagagtgccacctgtgtttttttcttgtttttccagacaaagtgcctattacaagcgaaagaacgcggaagtggcagcatgtgccgtattaacagctagagcaaatgggtgtccacacattctcattctccctcacaccattttcattgatgggatgctccttttcacgtttacagtctgttggccacaatgctttagttttacgtcgaataagaatcacaagggctcgtcttctgttaggatcgctcgcagacgaagactcccttcactgctacggcgtctattccggtttaagtcgcgcgtaatgtgtttacattgtagcatcgaaaaggctattcaactgtgattagagagcactgaaaaagtgcggccgggttctattgccaagatcaaagtcgtcattacacatacaacacaaacgctactttctcgaataggaacgcaagtattaccggcaattgatgaaaaataacgaaacgaagttttttacaacgtgcactcgcgcaatcacatatcgaaaatatttgtcaatgaacaatactcacgaccatgcagttgagggcgtaataccctttacggctccagtacgattccgtttcgccggggccgagcttcttagggcgaacgatggctatcagactcccgtccacacatcctagaactcctggaatttttccacggctaagaaagccttccttgacggcggctttctgttgcgccgtggatgggaatctaacccatcctttttctttgcccacaaccgtaatggccttggcgacggctgtaatgatccggctgatcgaaggctgcgacagtgcaatcgcttcttcattcccgacgcactgttgaaagctcccggtggcaaaaaaccgcagcgcgcacagcactttcatcgtaatgtcgacaccacgaaatctttgaggtccgagatgtccttccagctcatcacaaagacgtcacactatgtctttggagagcctaaaatgccttcgaaactcttcttcggccatgccgaacgcgtcgcgtcgttgcctctcgtcgcgtcgttgtctttcggcactccccagcaacacaaccaaaggagccgccattgccgtctctgtctcgtctcgtctaggtgccggctcgtcagctggcgcgaggttagccggcagccacggttgccctagcaaccctcgacatcatgcttgcccccgcgcgcgaccctcgagagaaccacttctccgcggttcctctcctagcagggaaccggttcctttccagaagattggcaacctgtgtgacgtcatcaaaatttgtcgtcccgcccaccagggatgacgacaacgaaacgccgaccaatggcaacagcccaaaggaaccggttcccaaaggaaccgctacagaatacggcccctgcgcaccctcaggcgtcaaagataatcaaggcaagattaaaggcGTCTTTTAAAATCATCTGCCCccgcatactcgggcgtcaaagatatggCACCTATCTGTCTGGTGTACAATTCTATTGTATTTGTTGCACCCCTAACGAACATCTTTTATTAGATAACTTTTTCTTCCTTTAGTGTtcttccaaaaaggcaacctcgccatggcttagatgtacagttggctgactgatacaaccctctcccctcttgtgaatgtgaaaggcttcgattatttccctgGTCAGCTGATCCTCATGGTGCGATAAAACTGTAGTATCATAAAGTGGCCAGCACCCATGTTGCCCTTTAATATGAGGATGAGTGTTTCCCCCCAGTGACCTTTTGTGTTAACACAAGACTTTtgtatataatactgggagtaagctaatgggcctataatttttcaattttttaacgtctccctttttgtggattagtataatatttgcattcttccagttctctgggacccttgcagtcgatagacacattgtataaagagccgccagttttccaagcattatgtctcctccagctttgattaaatcaattgttattccatcttctcctgccgctcttcctcgtttcatgtcttgcaagggccttctgacctcatcactagttgcAGGAGGagcttctgtatcctgttcattactgtatCTAATTGAGGTATCTTGACTCCTCTTGGTacttgtacaggtcagtatagaattcttccgctgcttttactatatctttgagattgctgatgatattaccctgcttattttttagtgcatacatcttggtttgttctatgccaagtttttttctcactgatttcaggctgcgtccattttcatcatcatcatcataatttattgtcccttaaaggcccctgttggggtattacataagggggagcGTATACAAGGTAGATAATAAAAACAAAGgtcataaaaatataacaatgcaACACAGGGacataaaaagaagcaaagaatGCGATAGTTAAAACGGTGTTTGTCAATATTGCCTTTATGCCACAAGCGCCACACACGTCGGCGAATGGTTAGTGCAGCAGGGCGAGTACACAATGGTtacaggggaagaaaaaaaaaaaaataacccaaTACAGGAAAAAAGATAACATTTCATATGAACACAAATCGGAGCAAAGAACATGTCAACCCAGATGATTTAACAACATCGTCGTAAACCTTGTCATGTCGGGCTCATTAGTTAGTGAATCGGGTCGCAggttccattcttcaattgcgTTCAGGAAGAAGGATTTGTTAAAAGCATTCGTGGAGCCATGAAGTCGTTGGATGCTGTTTGAATTGAATAGGCGGCGCGATGTACGAATGGAAGGAGATATAAGGGAACCAGGCAGATAGGAGAAATTGAAGCATAGCTTATGGAATAAACACAGGCGCGCAACTTTTAGTCTGAGAGCTAAGGAAGTGAGGCCAAGTGATGATTTAATGGAGCTTACGCTGGAATGAAAGTCATATGTCGACGGTATGAAGCGTGCTGCACAGTTCTGGGCGAATTCAAGCAGGTTAATTAGGTAGGACTGATGGAGACGCCAGATCGTGGATGCATATTCAAGCCTACTCTGGACAAAAGTTTCATATGCCAGTTTTCGTATCTTAGCGGGGGAAGTGGGAAATGATCTTCTGATAAAACCATGAAGCGTCGGCCGTAATTTTTGTAATATGATAAACCCAAGTTAATTTGGTATTGATTGTGATGCCAAGGTAATGATAAGATTCTACCTGCAATAGGTCCTCAGAAAATAAAGAGTAAGGATAAGTTAAATTAGAGGGTTTCCGAGAAATTTGCATAAAACTGCACTTCCTAGTATTTAGTTCCATCGTCCACAAAGTGCACCAGTTATCAATAAGCTTCAGATCATTCTGGAGGGCAGCTTGATCGTCTTTAGTATTTATACGCCGGTAgataatgcaatcatctgcaaaaggGTGGATGGTGGATGAGATGTTAACTGGGAGATCGTTAATAAAAATTAAGAGGAGAAGCGGACCCAACACAGACCACCCCTGTGGTGCTCCGGAGCTGACGAAAGTAGAACTTGACGGAAGTCCGCCTATTACGTTGAACTGAGAGCGAGCTGTGAGAAAGTTGTGAATCCAGTCTAAAACAAGTGGGTGAAGGTGAAGACCTGAAAGTTTGGACATAAGACGTTGATGTGGGACACGGTTGAATGCTTTGGAGAAATCAAGATAGATGACATGGGTTTGGAACAAAGAATCAAGGTTTAAGTGAAGGTCCATAGCAAACTCAAATAACTGTTATTCACCTGAATAGCCATgacgaaagccatgctgattttTGAAGAAGGAGTTGGAATTCAGGTGGGATGCAATATGCAAGTATATAATATGCTCAAGAAATTTGCATGGTATGCAAGTTAATGAAATAGGACGATAATGCAACGGGTCGCTCTGGCTGCCAGCCTTGAACACAGGAACAACTTTGTTAATTTTCCAGTCACTAGGTATAGAACTGTTCGCAAGATATTGATCAAAGATTATTTTCAGAAAATGAGAAGATACATTTTTTGTAGATTTTAATATCTTCGCAGTGATGTTGTCTGGCCCAGCGGCACTGGACAAGTTTAGTTTGTCTTTCAGAGCACAAATGCCAGCAGTAGTGACGTTGATGGGGGCCATTGCAGGAAAGTTAAAAAATTTTTAGTGTGGTGTATTCCAGGCAGGCTCATGTGTGAAGACTGATGTAAAATAAGAGTTTATGACATCAGATTGAAGTTCTGCAGGTACCTGTGAACCATCTGAATATAAAAATGGAATGCAATGAGTGTTGCTTGATTTGGGTGATAACATCCGCCAGAATTTCTTAGGGATTTTTGTAGAATGCCATACA encodes:
- the LOC129381408 gene encoding putative nuclease HARBI1 yields the protein MKVLCALRFFATGSFQQCVGNEEAIALSQPSISRIITAVAKAITVVGKEKGWVRFPSTAQQKAAVKEGFLSRGKIPGVLGCVDGSLIAIVRPKKLGPGETESYWSRKGYYALNCMVVCDAKLNILAIDPRFPGSCHDYFVWRHSAFRRRLTRGLLLHGEVLLGESGYPLEPWIMTPVPGHPNRLTAEGRYNEAHASMRNAVERCIGVVKSRFRCLQRYRVLHYSPQKAATIVAACAALHNICLAAGVPLPDDPGDDGAHDDSAQEPAQAQVPLQVQVPPQAHPVQPSRALFQRGRAVRETIVGVFRLPRNLRIAYLQSVCRRIRWQMRWRHVLV